TTCTCTACCAAACTTATATAATTGGAGACCATACTATATTTGCTGCATTTGGTACCCATACACCGTCTAAATTCAATGACTTAAAGGCTGCTTACGACAAAGCAAAGCAGTACCTTAAGGAAGCTGTTGACTACTTGCAAACTTATATAATTGGAGACCATACTATATTTGCTGCATTTGGTACCCATACACCGTCTAAATTCAATGACTTAAAGGCTGCTCACGACAAAGCAAAGCAGTACCTTAAGGAAGCTGTTGACTACTTGCAAGACCAGAAAAGAGCAACTCTGCTGTATGAGAAGTGGTTCGGCGAGTTAAATCAAGAAAATTACGATGAAGtgaaaaaaaattttgttGACACTAAAAACGGCCTTAATCATCCTTACGTGTATAATATTCTCCCTGAGAAGCTATGTGGGAAAGATGTATTGGCAGCCGTGGATGCCACTCTCAAAGGAAAAAAGCAACATGTAGTTAATGTTTGTCCATTGTTTTTCAAGCCTTCAACGGAATTGGATGAACAGATTATCACTATCATTCATGAAATGACGCACGACTCGGCAGCCACTGAAGATGAAAAGCTGTTAGTGAGGGGTAAGCAAAAAGTATGCTATAATGAACAACTCTGCAATAAACTGGCTAAAGATGATCCAAAAAGAGCAATTGTCAATGCAGACAATTATGCCCGTTTTGCCATAGAAGTGAAAAACGCTAGGCAGGAGTTGTAGTAGAGTCTCTGAATGCAGTAATTGAGAGAGGTAGATACGCATGTAGCctagtatagatctacataattatatatgattaTATAGATCTTGATACATGGATATTTAGATATTACTCTTATTATAGGTATGTGTTTTAGAACACTTAGACTTCATTACTGTGTTAGTGTTTTAGTTACCATAATATAGTTTGTGTTTAGGAATGTTTATTGGTAATTGTAATTATCTCTCCTAGAGCAGCGCCTCTTGTTCTGTACAATAGTTCTTTGTTGTAAAGAGGCCCTGTGCGTCTCTGTGTATAccataccatgcatgcatgttcagtTCTGTCAGTTGTTCTCATTGATATCtaattgttgtgtgaagttcTAAACTAAAGTCGAAGATACGCGCTGTACCGCTGGTGCTTGTTGAAACACTGTTACCAACAACTCTTAGTATTATACCCTGTTCAGTAGCGTGCGCAGCAGATGTAGAGTGATTGATGTGTGTTTCGGTTTGTGTGTTTAAACTGTTTAAGCAAACTAGACATTTTTAtgaactgctttaactgctaatgagacagtggttgaaaaataataagTTCGAAGCCGACAAAAAAAAACTGTTTAATTTCTAATCGAATAATCATTTCCTGTTAAGGTAAAACAATTATCATATCCAACGCACGGGGTGAACGCTCTACTGAGTATCTTGTTACCTGAGGCGTGCATGGGCGGCCACAGGTATAGTAGTACTTTGGTTtatttgtctgtttgtttgtgatatgtgagtctactcacctgggtgccatagcactgcgtttacagcatggataacCTCCAAATTTATATTCGTttgtttcaacccctccaacacacacacacacacacacacacacacacacaccttatcCTGGAGTGTCTTGAGTGTGTCGATGTACTGTCTGGGCAGGACCTGGTTGAAGCAACCCAGTCCTTGACCCAACTTGATGTAGAGGCCGCCATTCTTCAATGCTCCGCTCACAATACGATCAGCTGACCTCTGGTGTACAGGTGCGGCTGCTGTTTCATACTCATCACTTTCCTGTTACGAAGGATTAAAATTGGTAAGTATAAGAAATTACACGAACTTGCCTAATAATTAACTCACGGGATGTGTCTACACATCCTGTGTCATAATATGAATGGTAACTAAGTGTGAGGTAAGAAGACTGTAAAGGTTCTCATTAATT
This region of Halichondria panicea chromosome 12, odHalPani1.1, whole genome shotgun sequence genomic DNA includes:
- the LOC135344923 gene encoding uncharacterized protein LOC135344923 encodes the protein MGNITRTAVILLAGSFLFVAASPLACDEDQLSAEIEIDANSLQVTLTITNTDKQQGACALKWNTMMDNLYWASAVEVWELEGETLLPYSKPVIPLRQNILDSDYEYFGKGASKQFTRNLGTFFSFEDNNYYWIQIETKIQDCYKSSSDSCSSREAKQHDELEYSNTDKASKSETLIATKRHTATKQTFTKWLATQSLLYQTYIIGDHTIFAAFGTHTPSKFNDLKAAYDKAKQYLKEAVDYLQTYIIGDHTIFAAFGTHTPSKFNDLKAAHDKAKQYLKEAVDYLQDQKRATLLYEKWFGELNQENYDEVKKNFVDTKNGLNHPYVYNILPEKLCGKDVLAAVDATLKGKKQHVVNVCPLFFKPSTELDEQIITIIHEMTHDSAATEDEKLLVRGKQKVCYNEQLCNKLAKDDPKRAIVNADNYARFAIEVKNARQEL